The following nucleotide sequence is from Ferruginibacter lapsinanis.
TACATTTTGCCCGTTTGATTTCCCGGGTATCCATTGCGGCATTTTTTTCAACACCCTAATTACTTCATTATTAAATTCTTCTCCTCCATTTTGGACGATCACAAAGCTTTTTAATTTTCCATCAAACCCAACTACGAATCTCACCTTAACACTAATCTCCTCTCCCGCCTCCATGGAAGCAGGATTTGTAAGGTTTTTTTCCAAAAATCTTCTAAGTCCTTCCGTACCACCGGGAAAAGAAGGCATAATTTCCGCCTCATCCAATGCCGTTGTTACATCCATAGGTTTTGTACTTTCAATGGGTTTATAAGCCCCTTTCCCTGAATCCACAGAAGAGATTTTACCTCCAGAGACTCCTGGTGTTGTAACGCTACTAATCAATGATTGATCTAAATTGTCAGGTAACTTATCTCCAACATCGTTTTTTGTGATCACTATGTTATTGGTAAACTTACTTGAGGGAATACTCGATGCAGGAGCCGCCGTCGTTTTTATCTTTTGCTTAAATTCCTGTACCACTGGTTTTCTAACGTCAATCTTTCCTGTTCGGATGTCTTCTATTGCAAATACACCCGATGTCTGCATAAATTTTTCTCCGGGTAAAAAGGTAAAGGCGCATAGAACGGTTGCCAGCATCAGCATAATACCTAATGACACGGTTAAACGGCTCGTATAAAATTTGCGAAGTATATACGCACCGTATAATTTATTACGCTTTTCGAAAAGGATATCCAGGATATCGCTTTTCATAATTTGATCGCTATTCATTTTAGTTGGTTTTGAGTTAATCAATAATTTTCAAAACCGGCGCCGTTTGTATTAAGATGCTGCATTACATAAATTCCATAAAGCCACTTGCAGCTTACTATCCGTATCTTATCTTTGCCACATGAAAATTCTGATGGTTTGTCTGGGAAATATATGTCGCAGTCCTCTTGCAGAAGGAATTCTGAAAGACAAAGCTGCTAAGGCAGGATTGAACTGGATTATTGACAGCGCCGGAACAAATGGTTATCATATCGGTGAACATCCGCATCAGTTATCGCAAAAGGTAGCTATGCAAAACGGAATAGATATCAGCAAACAAATATCCAGATCCTTCGTAAAAGAAGATTTTGATAATTTTGATAAAATATATGCGATGGCAGATGATGTGCTGGGTGACATTAGATATATTGCAAGAGAAAAGTTCGATGCTGACAGAGCTGTTCTCTTACTGGATGAAATTTATCCAAACCAAAACGTAGATGTACCCGATCCGTGGAGCAGGCCTGAAGCTGAATACCACAAAGCATTT
It contains:
- a CDS encoding energy transducer TonB, encoding MNSDQIMKSDILDILFEKRNKLYGAYILRKFYTSRLTVSLGIMLMLATVLCAFTFLPGEKFMQTSGVFAIEDIRTGKIDVRKPVVQEFKQKIKTTAAPASSIPSSKFTNNIVITKNDVGDKLPDNLDQSLISSVTTPGVSGGKISSVDSGKGAYKPIESTKPMDVTTALDEAEIMPSFPGGTEGLRRFLEKNLTNPASMEAGEEISVKVRFVVGFDGKLKSFVIVQNGGEEFNNEVIRVLKKMPQWIPGKSNGQNVSVYTTIPVKFVGAD
- a CDS encoding low molecular weight protein-tyrosine-phosphatase; this encodes MKILMVCLGNICRSPLAEGILKDKAAKAGLNWIIDSAGTNGYHIGEHPHQLSQKVAMQNGIDISKQISRSFVKEDFDNFDKIYAMADDVLGDIRYIAREKFDADRAVLLLDEIYPNQNVDVPDPWSRPEAEYHKAFDLIDKACDAIIAKYKKTI